AAAGGGGACTTCAAAGTAGCGCTTTTTGCAGACAAAGCGCCCAGGACAGTCAACAATTTCGTCTTTCTGGCACGCGAAGGCTTTTACGACAATACCACCTTTCACCGGGTGATCAAAGACTTCATGGCCCAGGGAGGATGCCCGCTGGGGACAGGCACCGGCACCCCCGGCTACCGTTTCGACGACGAACCAGGCGCGCTCAAGCTCAAGCACGACCGTCCCGGCATCCTGAGCATGGCCAACGCCGGCCCCAATACTAACGGCAGCCAGTTCTTCATCACCCATGTGCCTACCCCCTGGCTGGATGGCAAACATGCCGTGTTCGGCCAGGTCATCGAGGGGTTCGACGAGGTGGTGATGCAAATCCGGCAGCGCGACCCCAGGCAGGACCCGATTGCCGGCGACCGCCTGTATTCGATTGAGATCATCGAGAGCTAAGTAGTCGCTTTCCCGGCCCCGCGAACAAAACGCCTGTCAGGCACAGTGCAACGGTGATGCAGCCCCCGTGTTGCTGGCGGGGGCTGTTTTCGGACAGGCCCATACCCGCACGCGGATCGAGTACCGCGAACCCTTGCCAGGGAACAAAAAAGCGACCGCCATCAACCCTGGCAGTCGCGTCGTGTGGGGCGTAGAAGACTCGAACTTCTGACCTCTCGGATGTCAACCGAGTGCTCTAACCAACTGAGCCAACGCCCCTCAACTGACCGTCAGTATACCCGCGGCCAGGTCATTTGGCAAGGGCAGAATCGCCACAAACCGGCATTCCGCCCACCGGCTGGCCGAACCGATAGCCCGCGCCAAAACAACCATTGACAGCCCTCTGGCGCAGGAGTATACTTCCTGCCAATGATGCGGGGTAGAGCAGTGGCAGCTCGTCGGGCTCATAACCCGGAGGTCGCAGGTTCGAATCCTGCCCCCGCTACTCCACAGGCGCCTGACCGGCGCTTTTTTTGTTGTAGCTGCCTTACGGTATAATCAGACCAGCATTGTGCCTGGCAAGCCAGAAAGCGGCTTCACCGACTCGACCGCGTGGTTTTCTAGCGAGGACATTCATGTCAGAACAGCGTATCATGATCGTGGACGATCACGAGGTTGTCCGCCTGGGTCTCCGGGACCTGTTGACTCACAAGGGCGGTTTTGAAGTCGTCGCCGAGGCTCGTACCGCCAAAGAAGCGATCGAGAAAGCCGAGCTGCACCAGCCTGATGTGATCCTGATGGACATCCGGCTGCCGGGCGCCAGTGGTATTGAAGCCTGCGCAGCCATCAAGCAGAAGTACCCCCACATCAAGATCATCATGCTCACCTCGTACGAGGAAGACGAGATGCTGTTCTCCGCCCTGCGGGCTGGCGCGGAAACCTACCTGCTCAAGCAAATCGACGGCCAGAGCCTGATCCAGGCGATTGAAGCCGTGGGTCGCGATGAAGTGCTTCTCGATCCCAGCGTCACCAAACGCGTGCTGGATGAGGTACGCCGGGCCAAACGGCAGGAGGAAGCCGAAGCCTTTGCTGATCTGACCGCGCAGGAAATGCAGGTGCTCAACCTGGTTTCGGAGGGCAAGACCAACCGCGAGATTGCCCAGGCGTTATTCCTGGGGGAAGGCACCGTGCGCAATTACGTCAGCAACATTCTCAGTAAATTGAATGTCTCCAATCGTGCTGAGGCGGCGGCGTATGCGGTTCAGCACCACCTCAAGGACTATCTCTAGACCAGCCGGTACAGCGTGATCCTCTGATGGGGCAAAAAGGCAGCAGCCCGGCAGTCTGAGCCGGGCTGTTTGCTGTGCACCTGCAGCAGCTTCATGACCCGGATGAATCGGATGGACAGAGCCGGTAGAGATAGTCCCAGGTGTAAATCCCCGCCTGGTGGCCGTCATCCCAGAGGAACTGCAGCGCATAATTCCCCACCTGGTCTACCCGCTCGACCCGATACGACCGCGCAGGCTTCAGCGCAAGGATATCCTGCGGATCGTATGCCCGGCCCATAAAGGCGTGCCCGCCGCGACACTCCGCGCACGGGCATGCCTCGCGCAAGTTGCTCAGCGGATACACACACACGCGCCCATCACGCCAGGTGATCCGCAGTTCCCCGGCAGCGCGATCAAGATCAACGCGAGCTGGAAGTATCGCCATCATGCCCCCGGTTACTGTCCACCGGCCAATCGGGCCGCCTGCCCGATCCAGTCTTCCTGCCGGATGCGGTCGCCGATGATACGCAACCCCTGCGCCTTCAACCGGGCCGCCAGCTCATCGGCATCCTGCTGGCTCAACTGGGCAAACGTGGTCACGCCCAGCCGGGCCAGGCCCTCGGCATATTTGGGGCCAATACCGTCAATGCGGGTCAGATCGTCCGCCTGGACCGCCAGACGCGCGACGGCCGGAGTTATCTCAGTCTCCAGTGCTGACTGTATCGGTTGCACCAGATCATCCGGGAAAGGTACCGGAATGTTCCGTTCGGCTGGGCGCTGAGGAGGCACCCATCGGGCCTCTGCGGTTTCCTCCTTGCCCTGCAACAGGCGCCACAACCACCAGCCCAGGATCGTAGCGATGACGGCCCCGGCAATGACCAGCGTTACGGCAACGACAGCCCTGCACCACTTGGTCATAGGATTCACACCTGTCTCAGCGGCCACCCTGATTCGAATTGTAAACGGGCAATTACATGCTGTCAAAGCTTATACTGCACAAAAGTACCTAGCTACGGTTATCGTAGAACCGACAGTATGACAATTCCGGTAAGCATTGGCTACGCCCGGCTTAATTGTCATTTGCCCTGCTCTGAAAGCTTTCGTATACTATATTATTGGGGCAATAATCCAACAGGAAGAGGCCATACCATGAAACTGAATAACATGGTCACGGGCAGCTACGAAGCGTTTAATCACTACTCGCCGGGTGCGAAAATCGTGCTGCTACATCCGCGCAGCCGCTACCGTTCCGTGCTGATTGCACGCCTGCTCAACAGCCCTGAATACCAGACTCTGTACTATGCCATGGGGCCGGACGATGTCAGCGTCCCGGCCTTCCTGGCAGGTTTGCGTCACAACCTGGCCAGCCAGCACCCCGAATTCGGCCGTCACCTCGATCTGACAGAAGATCGTCCAGGCGTCGGCAAAATGGAGCACTGGCTTAGCGCTCTTGCTGCCGACCTTTCCGAGTGGACAACCAACCCCTTCCTGCTGATTCTTGACGAATATGATCGGGCAGATGGCGCCGACGATATTCAGCAGTTCATCGAGCAACTGGTCCCGCTCATGCCACCGCACGGCAAAATCATCCTGAACAGTCGCACACTTCCGCGCCTGTCCTGGGTCTCCCTGCTCGCCCGCAACCTGGCCGTCATCCTTGAAGATGAACATCTGGTCGTCAGCGATTTCTATGACCATCGCCGCCATCCCAACGGCCCCCGCCTGGAGGTCACCGCTCTGGGGCCGGGCTACGTCTCCATCAACAACAATCTCATCTCTACATGGGAAGGGCACCTGCCGCGCCTGCTGTTCTTCTTCGCCCTGGATCGGCCTACCGTCACCCGATCGGAAATCTGCCAGGCCTTCTGGCCCGATCTGGATGTCGATCAGGCCGTCAATGTCTTCCACGTCACCAAGCGCCGCCTGCACAAGGCGCTGGGCGAAGATGTGCTTGTGCACATCGATGGGTACTATCGCGTTAGCCCGGAGTTAAACGTCGTCTATGATGTGGTCGACTTTGTCGGGGCGCTGGTCCGTGCGCGCGCCGCTGCCGAGCAGGACAAAGTGCAATACTGGCAGGAAGCCATCAATCTCTACCGGGGACCGTTCCTGCAGGGGCACGACGATCCCTGGATTGTTGCCCGTCGCACCGACTTCCTGAACGGGTATATGGAGGCGGTCATCCAGATGGCCGAAGTGCGCCATGCCAGGGGCGCGGCGGAACACGCCCTGCGCCTGTACCTGCGCGCTCTGCAGGAAGACCCCAGCCGGGAAGATTTGCACCGTCGAGTCATGCAGCTCTATGCGGAGATGGGCCGGCGCAGCGAAGCCGCCGCCCATTTCCAGCGCCTGCAGCGTGAATTCAAAGCGGCCCGGCGCAAGCTTTCCCCGGAAACCGAAGAGGTTTACCGGGCCATCATGGCCTGACCGCTGTGAGTCGTACAGCAAAAAACGCCTCACTGGAGGCGTTTTTTGCTGGCTGGCGCCCCCTGAAGGACTCGAACCCTCGGCCAACTGCTTAGAAGGCAGCTGCTCTATCCGCTGAGCTAAGGGGGCGGATTTGTTCTGTATTGTAGGTAGCGCCAGTAGCGCCGTCAAGCGCCAATCACGCCGCTAACCCAGATAAGGCCGGATGCCTTTGTACACCTGCCCACCCGTCAACGTCCGCAGGATCGTCATCGGTGGGCGGTTGATCCGGGCCGACAACTCGATCGGCGTCAGCGGAAAGTTGTTGTTAGTCAAAAAGACGCGAAACACAGCATCGACCAGCGAAACCGGAGGCAGGAAGTAAGCGGGGTCTTTGGCGGCTTCCTGAAGCGCCATGCGTAGCGCATCAACACGATGCACCTCGGCTGTTTCCGGATCAATCCAGTCCGACTCGGTATCACCCGAATGCTGCATGAAATAGTCGCGCTGCTCAGGAGGAAGCTGCCCGATCATGTTCATCCGCAAGTCCTGATCGGCGCGTTCCCACCATTCGTAGTCAATATGAAACCGCGTTTCCAGCGTCGGTATAACGCGCTGACTGGCTATGCTTCCAGCAGTCATCGTTCATTCCTTCAGGCAGAAACACCGTCCAGGCAAACCCGGACCCTGGTCAAGCGCCCCGCGTATAACGCCAGTAATGGCCACCTACATGGGTGAACTCCGGCTGCGCTTCCAACGCGGCCAGGATTGGCCCCGGCGGGCAACGCCGCACCACGTTGACCGCGCTATACACCGTCTTGGCGTGTACCGCTGCCTGTGGATTCAGGCGGGCAAGCTCTGGCAGGATATCTCGGATGATCTCGATCAGGCTGCGCTTTTGATCGCGCACTGTCCGCCAAACAGCATCGATACCTTCCAGATCATCAGCGCCCAACACCATCAACTGATCATAAGCCGCGCCGATCAGGCGCCGCTGATTGACGAATCCCAGCCGTCCACCACGTGGCTCCACCAGGATGATCCATTCCGTGCGTGGCCGGTAGCCATCAAAACTGATCTGAAACTGTCCGGCCTGCCCGGTCGTCTGAATCTGCAGCACCGCGCCCACCGGCAGTTTATGCTTGCGATAGAAACGCTCCAGCCCGCACACATAACGACCAGCCCGGACAACCCAGCCGGTGTATTTGTCGCCCGTGATGCCGTCTATGAACGTGATCAGAATGCGTTCCGCCTCGTAGGCAGTAGGCAACATGGCCGAGAGTCCCGCCGTGAGGGGCAAAGTGCCGCACCGGCGATGCGGGTAGTTGAGCGTGATTGTGACACGATCTATCGGTTCGGTCACCGCCGGCAATTCTGAATGCTCATCGCCGATCTCAGCCTCCAGTGCCAGATCGTCCGGCGTGAGCAGGCTGCGATCGTAGGGGATGCGTTCGTAGATCAAGCGCTCCGGCGTCCGCTGGACTTCCTCCGGCTCCAATCGCCTCAGGTACCAGCGCACCAACCCCGCCGAACCGACCTCATCAAAGCGATTGTCGTTATACAGGGCGCAGTTCAGAGCGAACGCCTGCAACCGGGGATTGACCTCAGTTGGCAAGTCCAGGATGGGCAGAATGTCCTCAGGGGCCAGCGGCCCGCCACCGTTCATGTCCAGCAGCGCTTCCGCCAGATTGGTATGCCCCTTGTCGATGGTCGGCAGCAACGACTTGAGGAACCACAGCCCGCCCGCATAGGCCACATCGTCGATAACGCTGAGCCGCTCTTCAAGCTCCTGGGCCAGCGCATCACCATAAGCCTGTTCTAGCGGCTCAATCTCGACCGGCTCCAGTAGTTCGTCCAGGGAGGCATTGCCGTTGTTCAGGTCAAGCGCATGGGGGATCTTCAGGTCGCTGGCGAATTCCCGGCGCAGCCCACCCGGGAATTCCACCTGAATCACAGTGAAATCGCCATATTCCGGGTTGGAGCCTGGGCGCACGCCAACAACTTTGCCCAGGGCAAACCCAAACGCCGGGAAGACCAGCTTCTGCCCGACCTCATAGTGCGCTTTAGGCTGGAAGAGCGTACCTTCCTTCAGGTGCCTGCGCCAGCTATCTTCTTCCTGACGGACCCGGTGCTCGATCAGCAGCCGAACCATGCGCCGGATATCCAGCGGCAGCTCTTCTTCGAGCATGACGCTGAACAGGTATTCGATGTCCTCATCCGTGATCTTAAGGGAGTGACTCCAGTATTCTGGCGTAAGGATCTGGCGCCTGAGCAACGCTGATGCCTCCAGCTAACCTAACCTGATGATCATCAGGCACATGCAAAACGATTATAGTATAGCGTCCGATCAGGCATTGGCAACGTTGGATTGTTCCAAAAACAGGCCGACATTCAGCCCTCGCTTACAGAGCCGCCGGAGCGCTCCCCGGCAGGACAAAGAACGCCAGCGCCAGGATCAGGTATACCGCCAGCAGCATGGCCCCTTCCAGCCAGTTCGACTCCCCATCCAGGGCCACCAGCGCCGCAATGAAGGACGCTGCAGAGAGCGCAATCAGCTCGTAGGGGTTAAACACCAGCAGCAGTTTGTTCTGGAACAACAGGCTGACAAACACCAGCACCGGCGCGACAAACAGCGCAATCTGCAGGCTTGAGCCAAGCGAAATGTTGAGGCTCAGGTCCATCTGGTTCTTCATCGCCACCTGCACAGCCACCAGATGCTCGGCCACATTGCCGACAATCGGCACAATGATGATGCCTACAAAGAACTCCGTCCAGCCAAGCTGCGCCACCACCGGCTCAACCGACCTGACCAGAAACTCGCTCATGATCACGATGCCAAGCGTCGCGGCAGCCAGCACGGCGACAGCCTGGGAAACGCTCCACTGCGGCACGTGCGCCCCGCTATGAGATGCTGTCCGGTTCTCAGGATCGCGCAATGCATAAAGCAGACTCAGGCCATACAGCACGATCAGGATGATCGCCACCCCCTCGCTAAAGAGCAGTTCCGATTGCAGCGCGTTGACCTCAACCAGAGCAGCGTCAAACAATGACGGAATCGCCAGGGCCAGAAAAGCCAGCACCACCAGCGTGGCGTTCATGCCAGCCTGCCGCTGGTTGAATATCTGGCGACCCTGCTTCAGACCGCCCAGCAGCAGGCTGAAGCCCGCCACCAGAAGCAGATTGCCCAGAATCGAGCCAACAATTGAGGCTTTGACCAGTTCGGTCAAACCGGCCCTGAGGGCGAAGATGGTGATGATCAGTTCGGCGGCGTTGCCCAGCGTGGCGTTGAGCAAGCCGCTGATCTGCGTCCCCAGCCGGCTGGCCAGTTCCTCCGTCGCCTGGCCGATCAGCCCGGCCAGCGGGATAATCGCCAGGGCTGATGTGGCAAAGATCAGGACTTCATTGCCGTGCACTCCTCCCAACAGGCCCAGCCACTCGACCGCTATGGCGATCAGGCCCGCCAGCAACAGGAGGTTCAGATTGAGCAGCCTGCTGATCGGAAAACGCCTGGTATTCAAAGCATCCTCATCCTGGTTCAATCCGCCACGAAGTCAAAACGCGTCCACTGGATTGCATCGGTCTCCACCCCATTGACCCACAGCTCCCAGTGCAGATGGGGGCCAACCGACCGACCGGAATTGCCGATGGTGCCGATCACCTCCCCGGCTTCGACCTGTTGCCCGACCTGAACGTAACTCTCCGTCTGGTGCGCGTAGGCGGTGAATACCCCCTGTCCATGGTCAATGATCGTGAACAGGCCATAGATATTGAGGGTATCGACCAGAGCCACGCGCCCGTCCGCCGGGGCATAGATCGGCGCGCCGGGCGGGCCGCCAAAATCCGTCCCGGTATGGAAGCGGTCGTAGGCGCCGCCGTTATACGAACGCCGGGTGCCAAAGGGGGAAGTCACCGGCGCGGCGGCGGGCAGCCCCATCACGCCATCAAAGTACCGCTCCGGGGTATGGCCGCGCATGATCCCGGCAATCAGCTCATGCTCGGCGCTGTTCACCGCCGGATCCAGGAGTGCCTCCTGGCTCTCCGGGACGGTAATCGTTTCATTGCTGTACCGGCCATCGGCCACCCGTAACTCGGTTGAAAACATCGTGCTGGTGTTGTCACCGGTGATCAGCGTCAGGACCAAAGGGTAAGTCCCCGGCGGCGTGAATGCATAGACACCATAAAAGGCGGTATAAGTCCGTCCATCGGCCTCCGGAAAGAAGACCAGGTCCCGGTCGAGGAAGCGGCCGCTGATCGTCACCGGTTCGGCGCTAACCACCCTCACCCGGAGGCTGCGCCCGACTTCAACCGGCAGTGGGGCCAGTGTCAGCTCCACCAGCGGCGCCGGCAACACCTGAAGCGCCGGGGCTTCAGCTGGGCCGGGAATCAGGATTTGCTGGCCGGGGAAGATCCGCGCCGGCGATTTCAGACCGTTGGCGCGCATGATGGCGTTGAGTGAAGCATGGTGGCGCAGGGCAATGCGGTACAGCGTCTCGCCGGGGGCGACGGTCACCGTGTAGCCGTTTGTCAGCGGCGGATGCCCCGGCGCCATCTGGCTGACATCCAGGGTCTGACCGACGTAAAGCCGCGCCGGGTTAACCACGCTGTTCAACGCAGCAAGGATTTCTGTCGTCGTGCCATAGCGCAGGGCGATATGGGCCAGCGTCTCGCCCGGCTGCACGATATGGCGGCCGGCTGTTCGCACGCTGGCATTGACTGGCCCGCTGGGGATGATCAGCCGTTGCCCGACCTGAATGTTGGTCACATCGGTAAGGCTGTTGGTCTGGGCAATAGCCTCAACTGAAGTGCCATAGGCAAGGGCAATCCGGTATAGCGTCTCGCCCCGCTGCACTACATGAACAGTGGTCTGGCCGGTGCCACCCTGGGCCAGAACCGGGCTGGCCATGCTCATCGCCACCACAACGCATAACCAGGACAACCACCGGCGACGCATTACGCCCCCACAACCTCGTCGAAGATCAAACGGTCGCCAATCATAACACGATCCAGTAATGACGGGGACGCCTCGACAAAGTAGCGGGCTGGCTCGCGCGGGGCATAGACCAGCCGCCAGGGTCTGGCCAGCACCTTGTCCACCACAACCCCTTCGGCATTCAGCCAGACGGTGGCAATGGCAAAACGCATGAACAGCATGTGGATGGCCGTATCCGTCCGACTCTCCCGGTTGTACACAAAAAGCAGTCCCTCATCTTCGGGCAATTCCCGGCGGAACATCAACCCCCGGAACTTGCACCAGAAGCCGTCGCACCACCTGACCCGCGCAAGGAGGATAGTACCATCCTCCTTGCGCAGGATACGCCACCGACCGGTGCGGTCGCTCATGGCAAAACCAGCACCTGGCCCACGTAAATCCGGTTAACGTTGGTGATGCCGTTCAGCCGGGCCAGTTGATCCAGGCGGACGCCGTAGCGCAGCGAGATCCGGTAGAGATTTTCTCCGCGCTGAACCACATGCGTGGCCGGTCGCTGTGGCGGGGGAGGCGGGACGGGCGTCACCGGAGCAACACCGGGGATGCGCAGTTGCTGACCGACTTTGATCAGGTTGGGGTTAAGGATACCGTTGAGTTGCACCAGCGTGCCAACCGTGGTGTTAAACCGCGCTGCGATACGGCTGAGATTATCTCCTGCCACAACCACATACGTGATCGTGGGCTGTCCTCCGGGTACAGTCGTAGGAATCGGGGTCGGAGTCGGCAGAAGGCCCACTGGCGTTGCCGTCGGGATAATCCCGATCGATGTCAGGCTGAGTGTCGGTGTGGCGGAGGGCACGGGTTGCTCTCGAACCGGGATGATCAACTCCTGATCCACGTAGATTAGCGCTTCAGAATTGAGACCGTTTGCCCGGATGATCGCTTCAACGCTGCTGCCAAAACGTAAGGCCAGCGCGCCGACCGTATCCCCGGCCACCACTTTGTAAACGATCTGGTAGGGGAATTCACCGGGGGATAGCGTCGGCGTAGCCGTCGCTGTCGCGGGAGCTGTAGCGGAGGGCTGGACGGTTTCATCAACTTCCTGAGTAGGCGTGGTCAGGCCGGGCGCCAGCGGTGTACTGGTTGGCCCGCTGACAGCCGTCGGCGTGGCCGTAGCAGAAGGTGTGCTGGTCGGCATGGTCGTTGAGGTCAGGGTTGGTTCGGCGCCCTGGGTGATGATCAGAGCAGCATTATCCAGGTAGACATTGTTGTTCTTCTGGGGTAAATCGAAGGTGGTGCGCACAAAGACGGTGATGCGATCGCTGACGTTTTCGGCGCGGACCGAAACCTGCCGGTATTCGTCATAGAATTCCAGCGGCAACGACCACAGGATGCGCTCGCTCTCGCCATCCGTGCCGCCGTTCGGGTCAATACCCACCTGAACCTGGACCCGGCCTGGATTCTGGCTGACATCCGGATCATCCCCGGAGGTTGACCAGACGTACACGAAAACGCTGAACTGTACATCTGACCCCTGTGGAACCAGCACCTGCTGGTACACCCCGCCGGTATGCGTGGCAAAAAAACTAAAGTATTCCTGAGCATTACTGCCTTGCAGG
This genomic interval from Anaerolineae bacterium contains the following:
- a CDS encoding DUF4332 domain-containing protein codes for the protein MTKWCRAVVAVTLVIAGAVIATILGWWLWRLLQGKEETAEARWVPPQRPAERNIPVPFPDDLVQPIQSALETEITPAVARLAVQADDLTRIDGIGPKYAEGLARLGVTTFAQLSQQDADELAARLKAQGLRIIGDRIRQEDWIGQAARLAGGQ
- a CDS encoding LysM peptidoglycan-binding domain-containing protein; protein product: MASPVLAQGGTGQTTVHVVQRGETLYRIALAYGTSVEAIAQTNSLTDVTNIQVGQRLIIPSGPVNASVRTAGRHIVQPGETLAHIALRYGTTTEILAALNSVVNPARLYVGQTLDVSQMAPGHPPLTNGYTVTVAPGETLYRIALRHHASLNAIMRANGLKSPARIFPGQQILIPGPAEAPALQVLPAPLVELTLAPLPVEVGRSLRVRVVSAEPVTISGRFLDRDLVFFPEADGRTYTAFYGVYAFTPPGTYPLVLTLITGDNTSTMFSTELRVADGRYSNETITVPESQEALLDPAVNSAEHELIAGIMRGHTPERYFDGVMGLPAAAPVTSPFGTRRSYNGGAYDRFHTGTDFGGPPGAPIYAPADGRVALVDTLNIYGLFTIIDHGQGVFTAYAHQTESYVQVGQQVEAGEVIGTIGNSGRSVGPHLHWELWVNGVETDAIQWTRFDFVAD
- the cax gene encoding calcium/proton exchanger → MLNLNLLLLAGLIAIAVEWLGLLGGVHGNEVLIFATSALAIIPLAGLIGQATEELASRLGTQISGLLNATLGNAAELIITIFALRAGLTELVKASIVGSILGNLLLVAGFSLLLGGLKQGRQIFNQRQAGMNATLVVLAFLALAIPSLFDAALVEVNALQSELLFSEGVAIILIVLYGLSLLYALRDPENRTASHSGAHVPQWSVSQAVAVLAAATLGIVIMSEFLVRSVEPVVAQLGWTEFFVGIIIVPIVGNVAEHLVAVQVAMKNQMDLSLNISLGSSLQIALFVAPVLVFVSLLFQNKLLLVFNPYELIALSAASFIAALVALDGESNWLEGAMLLAVYLILALAFFVLPGSAPAAL
- a CDS encoding DUF192 domain-containing protein; amino-acid sequence: MSDRTGRWRILRKEDGTILLARVRWCDGFWCKFRGLMFRRELPEDEGLLFVYNRESRTDTAIHMLFMRFAIATVWLNAEGVVVDKVLARPWRLVYAPREPARYFVEASPSLLDRVMIGDRLIFDEVVGA
- a CDS encoding peptidylprolyl isomerase; this translates as MAKTYNAPPPMTIDPTRRYTAIFHTEKGDFKVALFADKAPRTVNNFVFLAREGFYDNTTFHRVIKDFMAQGGCPLGTGTGTPGYRFDDEPGALKLKHDRPGILSMANAGPNTNGSQFFITHVPTPWLDGKHAVFGQVIEGFDEVVMQIRQRDPRQDPIAGDRLYSIEIIES
- a CDS encoding DUF971 domain-containing protein, coding for MMAILPARVDLDRAAGELRITWRDGRVCVYPLSNLREACPCAECRGGHAFMGRAYDPQDILALKPARSYRVERVDQVGNYALQFLWDDGHQAGIYTWDYLYRLCPSDSSGS
- a CDS encoding response regulator transcription factor; translation: MSEQRIMIVDDHEVVRLGLRDLLTHKGGFEVVAEARTAKEAIEKAELHQPDVILMDIRLPGASGIEACAAIKQKYPHIKIIMLTSYEEDEMLFSALRAGAETYLLKQIDGQSLIQAIEAVGRDEVLLDPSVTKRVLDEVRRAKRQEEAEAFADLTAQEMQVLNLVSEGKTNREIAQALFLGEGTVRNYVSNILSKLNVSNRAEAAAYAVQHHLKDYL
- a CDS encoding LysM peptidoglycan-binding domain-containing protein produces the protein MTVRPLIPVVLVVALGLAGWLPIPTAVAEPSAQTNLLVNPGFEDPFVPFGGDTTRLVANGWSAWHVPQRTGDEGFRNLKPEYQPASASNLERILQGSNAQEYFSFFATHTGGVYQQVLVPQGSDVQFSVFVYVWSTSGDDPDVSQNPGRVQVQVGIDPNGGTDGESERILWSLPLEFYDEYRQVSVRAENVSDRITVFVRTTFDLPQKNNNVYLDNAALIITQGAEPTLTSTTMPTSTPSATATPTAVSGPTSTPLAPGLTTPTQEVDETVQPSATAPATATATPTLSPGEFPYQIVYKVVAGDTVGALALRFGSSVEAIIRANGLNSEALIYVDQELIIPVREQPVPSATPTLSLTSIGIIPTATPVGLLPTPTPIPTTVPGGQPTITYVVVAGDNLSRIAARFNTTVGTLVQLNGILNPNLIKVGQQLRIPGVAPVTPVPPPPPQRPATHVVQRGENLYRISLRYGVRLDQLARLNGITNVNRIYVGQVLVLP